In the genome of Hymenobacter taeanensis, one region contains:
- the iscU gene encoding Fe-S cluster assembly scaffold IscU: MAYSDKVIDHYSNPRNVGTLDKSKKNVGTGLVGAPECGDVMRLQIEVDEATNTITDAKFKTFGCGSAIASSSLATEWLKGKTVDEALAIDNMEIVEELALPPVKIHCSVLAEDAIKSAISDYRVKNGLPALEESKSHH; encoded by the coding sequence ATGGCTTACTCCGATAAAGTAATCGATCATTACAGCAACCCCCGCAACGTGGGTACGCTGGATAAAAGCAAAAAGAACGTTGGTACTGGCCTGGTAGGCGCACCTGAGTGCGGCGACGTAATGCGTCTGCAGATTGAGGTTGACGAAGCCACCAATACCATTACCGATGCTAAGTTCAAGACCTTCGGCTGCGGTTCAGCTATTGCTTCTTCTTCGCTCGCTACTGAGTGGCTGAAAGGCAAAACCGTTGACGAGGCCTTAGCCATCGATAACATGGAAATTGTAGAAGAGCTAGCTCTTCCTCCAGTTAAGATCCACTGCTCCGTACTTGCTGAAGACGCTATCAAGTCGGCAATCAGCGACTATCGCGTAAAGAATGGCCTTCCAGCTCTGGAAGAGTCTAAGTCGCACCACTAA